The genome window AAAATAGTTCTTCTGCTTGATGTACTAGTTGAAAATGAATTTCATCTGCATTACAAAGCTCATTATAATTTGTTTGTAGAGAAAGTAAGTCTTTTGTTTTTAAATATATTTCGTAGTCACTTTTTCCATTTCCATTCATTAATTCTGATAATTCATCAATCGTTAGTCTATTACTTAACATAACAAATCCTTTAATTTTAAAATTGAATAATATTTAGATATTGAAATATTTAACTAAACAAACTTAGAACTACAAGATGTAAGATATCAGTTTTTTGACAAAAGAAAAGTTTTATTTTTATTTTTTTGTTTTATTATCATTGAATTAAAGTTACCAAAATAATTGGCAACATAATAATGCTACTCTTATTTATATAATTATTCTTTATGAATTCGCCAATATTCAGCAAGAATGACACTTGATGCGCATGCGATATTTAGACTTTCTACATTACCTGAACTTGGAATTTGGATAATTTTATCACCATTATTTAAGAGGGGTTCTGTTATACCAGAATTTTCTGATCCAAAAACAAATACCAATTTTTTAGGAAGTTTCTCTTTAAATATATTCGTACCTTTATGACTAGAAGTTAACATAATTTTATATTCAGATGCTTTAAATTTCTCCAAAGCTTTATTAAAATTATCTGTAGTAATTATTTTGATAAACTCAGCACCACCTTCTGATGTACGATAAGCTGCACCCGATAATGCTGCATCTGCATGTGATACTAGTATAGCATTTGCTCCAAAATTTGCACAAACACGCATAACTGCTCCTAAGTTATGTGGATTTTGGACATTTTCGAGTGCAACAATACAATTTGTATTTTTAACTAGATTTTCATTTTTAAGAAATTCTTCATAGCTTAAAGAAGGAGTACGGCGAATTAAAAAACAAACTCCTTCATGATGATTTGATTCAGAAACCTTCAGCATTTCTTCTTCGGTTAAAATACGATAAGCTAATTTTTTCTCAGCACAATATTTTAAAACTTTATTCATTTCTTTTAGCATATTTTCGGTAATATAAACACGAATAAGGTCCTGAGGGCGTTTGCTAAATAACATTTTACAAGAATGGAGACCACATATCTTCATTTCTAAATTTTTTCTTGGTTTTGGGATTCTTCTGTGCTCACCATGTTGTTTTATTTTTTCTTGTTCTTTTTCTCTTTTTTTCAAGTGAATCTCCATTATTTTATACTCAATTTAATAGTTATTTCTAATAATCTATTAAGGTTATTAAATTGTGCTTGATTCTTAGAAGGCATGAATCAATTCCAACTGTCCTAAAGGGTATATTTCTTCTTTTAGGTATTTGTAAAGGCATTTTTAAATTATAGAAAGTACAAAAATAATAGCATATTAGTTGAGAAATTGAAAAAATAGTTGTAATATATTTTTTGTGTACAAAAAACAATATTTCTTTTCTAATAATTTAAAATTTCTTTTTAATTACTATATTTATTTCGCAAGTATTTAAATATTAATGAGGATTTATATGAAAACTCGAGTTGCTATTATTGGGGCTGGTCCATCAGGGTGTGCTCAAATGCGAGCTTTTGCAGCTATAGAGCAAAAGAGCATTCCTATTCCTGAAATTGTTTGTTTTGAAAAGCAAGATAATTGGGGAGGCCTTTGGAATTACACTTGGGAAACTGGTGTGGATAGATTTGGGGAACCTGTGCACGGCAGTATGTATCGTTATCTCTGGTCTAATGGGCCTAAAGAATGTCTAGAATTTGCAGATTACTCTTTTGAAGAACACTTTGGTAAACAAATTCCTTCTTACCCACCAAGAGAGGTTCTGTTTGATTATATTCAAGGACGTGTAGAAAAAGCAGGGGTTAAAAAATGGATAAAATTTCAATGTCCCGTAAAAAGCGTCGTATTTCATAACGAAACAAATAAATTTCATTTAAAATACCGGAATTTAAAAAAAGATAATGAGTATATTGAAGAATTTGATTATGTAGTTGTAGCTTCAGGACATTATTCCTTTCCAAATTATCCAACTTTTCCTGGCATGAATAAGTTCAACGGAAGAATATTGCATGCGCATGATTTTCGCGATGCCTTAGAATTTAAAGATAAAGATATTTTAATAGTAGGTAGTAGTTATTCAGCAGAAGATATAGGATCTCAATGTTACAAATACGGAGCAAAAAGTATTACTTCTTGTTACAGAACAAAGCCTATGGGCTTTAACTTTCCAAATAATTGGGAAGAAAAACCTATGCTAGATAAAGTAGAATTAAATATTGCATATTTTAAAGATGGAACAACAAAAAAAATAGATGCTATTATTTTATGTACAGGTTATAAGCACCATTTTCCCTTTATGGCAGAAAATTTACAGTTAAAAACTAAAAATAGATTATGGCCAAATCATTTGTATAAAGGAATATTTTGGTTTGAAAATCCAAAATTAATATATTTAGGTATGCAAGATCAGTATTACACTTTTAATATGTTTGATGCCCAAGCATGGTTAGCTCGTAACTTTATTCTAGGGAAGTTTTCGTTACCTTCATTGCAAGAACAACAAATAGAAAATAATATTTGGATAGATAGAGAAGAAAAATTAGAAACTGCTCATGACGGTGTATTATTTCAAGGAGATTATGTAAAGGAATTAATATCTTTAACTGATTACCCAAAATTAGATATAGATAAGGTAAATGCTAATTTTTTTCTTTGGAAAAAACATAAACATGAAAATATCATAACTTTTCGAGATCAAATCTATTGTTCAGCTCTAACTGGTAATTTTTCTACTTATCATCATACGAGTTGGTTAGAGACGAAAGATGATTCTTTAGAATCATTTCTCTCAATTGAGAAGGGGAAAGTTTAGTTCGATACCTCTCTAAAGATATGAAAATTAAAAATTTGAAAGAAATCATGTTAGTATCTTTGCGAAAAAGAAACTAGATTTCTAATTTTTGTATTATCTATCAATTAAGTATAAATAGTGCTCTATAAAATGGCATACCTTTGAAGTTATTTATTTTTAAGAATAAGTCATTTGTTCTCCCTCGAGTTATCCACTTTCAATG of Pigmentibacter sp. JX0631 contains these proteins:
- a CDS encoding TrmH family RNA methyltransferase; amino-acid sequence: MKKREKEQEKIKQHGEHRRIPKPRKNLEMKICGLHSCKMLFSKRPQDLIRVYITENMLKEMNKVLKYCAEKKLAYRILTEEEMLKVSESNHHEGVCFLIRRTPSLSYEEFLKNENLVKNTNCIVALENVQNPHNLGAVMRVCANFGANAILVSHADAALSGAAYRTSEGGAEFIKIITTDNFNKALEKFKASEYKIMLTSSHKGTNIFKEKLPKKLVFVFGSENSGITEPLLNNGDKIIQIPSSGNVESLNIACASSVILAEYWRIHKE
- a CDS encoding NAD(P)/FAD-dependent oxidoreductase produces the protein MKTRVAIIGAGPSGCAQMRAFAAIEQKSIPIPEIVCFEKQDNWGGLWNYTWETGVDRFGEPVHGSMYRYLWSNGPKECLEFADYSFEEHFGKQIPSYPPREVLFDYIQGRVEKAGVKKWIKFQCPVKSVVFHNETNKFHLKYRNLKKDNEYIEEFDYVVVASGHYSFPNYPTFPGMNKFNGRILHAHDFRDALEFKDKDILIVGSSYSAEDIGSQCYKYGAKSITSCYRTKPMGFNFPNNWEEKPMLDKVELNIAYFKDGTTKKIDAIILCTGYKHHFPFMAENLQLKTKNRLWPNHLYKGIFWFENPKLIYLGMQDQYYTFNMFDAQAWLARNFILGKFSLPSLQEQQIENNIWIDREEKLETAHDGVLFQGDYVKELISLTDYPKLDIDKVNANFFLWKKHKHENIITFRDQIYCSALTGNFSTYHHTSWLETKDDSLESFLSIEKGKV